GGCGCTTCATCGGCCAGCGGCGAGAACGGCAAGATCTCGGCGCCGGCCCCCCGCCAGGCTTCCAGCATATGCGGATAGACGAAGGAGAACGCGGCATCGCGGGCCAGCGCGATGCGCTGGCCGGGCGGCATCACGTTGAGACCATTCGCGGCAGGCTGCGGCGACCAGCTTGCAGCGAAGCGCAGCACCGCATCGAGATCGACATGCTCGGCGACGAAGCGCGCGGCCTCGTCGATCAGCTTGCCGATCTCCGCCTGCTCCTCGGCCTGCACCAGGCCGAGATGCCGCTTCGGCAGGCTGATCTCGGCGTGGCGCGGCAGTGCGCCGAACACGGCAATGCCGGCATCATCAAGCGCACGCCGCACGAGATCCTCGTGACGCGGGCTAGCGACGCGATTGAGCACGACGCCGGCAAGGCGCACCCCGGCGCGATAATCGCGCAAGCCCGCGGCAATCGCGGCCGCCGTCTGCGCCTGTCCCGAGGGATCGATCACCAGCACCACCGGCCAACCCAGCATCTCCGCGATGTCGGCGGTGGCGCCGGTGCCGGAGACACCGCGCGCGGCGACGCCGTCGAACAGACCCATCGAGCCCTCGGCCAGCACGACGTCGGCATCCGCGCCGCGGCTGACGAGATGCGCGATGCCCCCGCGGTCC
This genomic stretch from Bradyrhizobium sp. CCGB12 harbors:
- a CDS encoding cobyrinate a,c-diamide synthase, with the translated sequence MAAGLVISAPASGVGKTTLTLALARAWRNRGLNVQCFKSGPDYIDPAFHAAATGRASVNVDSWAMDRGGIAHLVSRGADADVVLAEGSMGLFDGVAARGVSGTGATADIAEMLGWPVVLVIDPSGQAQTAAAIAAGLRDYRAGVRLAGVVLNRVASPRHEDLVRRALDDAGIAVFGALPRHAEISLPKRHLGLVQAEEQAEIGKLIDEAARFVAEHVDLDAVLRFAASWSPQPAANGLNVMPPGQRIALARDAAFSFVYPHMLEAWRGAGAEILPFSPLADEAPDASADVCWLPGGYPELHAGKIAANARFRSGLRAFAETRPVHGECGGYMVLGAALTDADGISHEMAGLLGLETSFAKRRMHLGYRLAELAAPIPGHQVGARLRGHEFHYSTILAQPDTPLAVVHDATGAVIAETGSRRGHATGTFFHLIAEDR